DNA from Kitasatospora acidiphila:
GGCCGGTGACGCCCGGGCGATGGCGGCGGTGCTCCGCGAGTCCGAGCAACTGGCCTTCTCGGTGGCGGTGGTGGCGGCCGTACTGGACCCCGACCTGGTGGTGCTGGGCGGCGGCCTCGGCAATGGCGCCGATCTGCTGCTCACCCCGGTGGAGCAGGCCCTGCACCGCCTCACCCCACTGCGGCCCCGGCTGGCCGGGAGCCTACTGGGGGACGAGGCGGTGCTGCGCGGCGCGTTGGCGACGGCGCTCGGCACCGCCCGGCCCGAGGTCTTCGAAACCCTGACCTCAAACCTGAGCTGACTGAACGTCAGCTTGCCGGTACTCCTCGCGGATCTCCTGCGGGCCGAACGGCCAGACCCGCTCCACCTTGGACCAGATCAGGAAGGCCAGCACCCCGGCCGCCACCCAGGCCAGCGACCATTCGATCGGGTGGTAGCCCGGCGCGTTCCGGTCGGCATAGCCGTAGACGACCAGCCAGCCGATCGCGGCCACGATGCCCGGCACCGGGTAGAGCCACATCCGGTACGGGCGCGGCAGGTCGGGCTGGCGCCGGCGCAGCACGGTCACGGCCAGGATCTGGGCGAAGGCCTGGACGATCACCATCACCGTGGTGAGCAGGTTGATCAGGGTGTTGAGGTCGGTGTGCCGCCCGATCAGGAAGCCGACCGCGGTGACCGCGCCCATGGTGAGCAGGCCGAGCACCGGAAACTCGTGCCTGGCGTGCAACTTGGCGTAGGAGCGGAAGAACACCCGGTCCCGGGCCGCGTCATAGGGCACCCGGGAGCCGCCGAGCAGCCCGGTCAGCACCGAGGCGAACGCGGTGACCAGGATCAGCACGGTGACCACGTCGGCAACCCTGGTGCCCCAGGCCAGTTTCAGCACGGCGGAGGCGACCGACTTGGAGGCCACCGAGTTCTTGTCCAGCATGTCCTGCCAGTTGATCGCGCCCAACACCCCGATCTGCAGCAGCAGGTAGATCACCATGATGCCGAGGATCGAGTAGACGATGGAGCGCGGCAGCACCTTGCCGGGCTGCTTGACCTCGGCGCCCAGATAGGCGGTGGTGTTGTAGCCGAGGTAGTCGTAGATGCCGATGGTGAGGCCGGCGGCGAAGCCCAGCCAGAACTGACCGTGCGTCAACTCGACTGCGTGCGCTGGCCAGGTGAAAGCCCGGGTGGCGGAGAAGCGGCTGTAGGAGGCGATCAGCACGGCGGCCACGGCGACGATCATCACGCCCCACATCGCGGTGGCCAGCCTGGCGATCCGGTCAACCTTGCGCCACAGCAGCAGGACCACCGCCACCACCGTGGCCAGGCCCACCAGATCGCCCTGGGTCTTCGTCATCTCCGGCCACAGGAAGCCTAGGTACTGCACGAAGCCGACCACGCCGGTGGACATGATCAGCGGGATGAAGAGCATCGCGGTCCAGACGAACAGGAACGGCATCAACCGCCCGCTGCGGTACTGGAAGGCCTCGCGGAGGTAGACGTAGGAGCCGCCGGCTCCCGGGAGCGAGGCGCCGAGCTCGGCCCAGACCAGCCCGTCCACCAGGGCCAGCACCGCGCCGGCGATCCAGCCGATGATCGCCTGCGGGCCGCCGAACGCGGCGACCATCAGCGGAATGGTGACGAACGGCCCGATGCCGCACATCTGGCTCATGTTGATCGCGGTGGCCTGGAAGAGGCCGATCCGCCTGCTGAGGGTGCCGGACACGGGCAACTCCGTGGGGTGGAGGGGCAGGTGGGGGTGTCGCGGGGTGGACCATAAGTTAGGTTTCCTAACTTGCCCCGTCAAGACCCGGGGTGGCGGATGGGCCCGGTACCGCGACGTCCGGCTGAGTTCACTCGAAGTTCACCGCCCGTGCGCCGGGTCATCCGGGGGCTGCTCTTATGTTTCCCCGTGGAGTAAGTTGTCCATACAACTCAGGGATGGGAGCAACGTGAGCAGCACGCTGGACTCGGCCGATGCGGTGATCGTCGGCGCCGGTATCGTCGGCCTGGCGCATGCCTTCGAGGCGGTGGAGCGTGGCCTGACGGTTGCCGTGGTGGAGCGCAACGACCGGGCGGTCGGCGCCTCGGTGCGCAACTTCGGTCACGCCTGCGCGACCGGGCTGGACGGCGACGGGCTCCGCTACGGCCTGGCGGCGCGGTCACGCTGGCTGCGGCTGGCCGAGGAGGCCGGCTTCTGGGCCCGGCGCACCGGCACCGCGATGGTCGCCAGGGCCGCCGACGAGCTCGCCGTGCTCACCGAGTTCGCCGAGCTGCGCGGCGCCGACCAGGTCCGGCTGCTCACCCCCGCCGAGCTGGCCGAGTACGTGCCGACCGGCCCCGGAGTGCTCGGCGGCGCGCTCTTCCCCGACGACCTGCGGGTCGACCAGCGCGACGCCGTCGGCGCCATCGCCCGCTACCTCGCCGGGCGGGGCGTGCGCTTCCACTGGGCCACCGCCGCGCACGGCGTGGACACCGGCACCGTGCGCACCAGCCGGGGCGAGGTGCACGCCGACACCGTGATCATGGCCACCGGGCACGACGTCGACCGGCACTTCCCCGAGCTGGCCGACCGGGCCCGGATCAAGCGCTGCGTGCTGCGGATGCTGCGGGTCGCCAACCCGTTCGGCGACCGCGTGATCGAACCGGCCGTGCAGACCGGCTTCTCGCTGCTGCGCTACGACGGCTTCGGTGCCTGCCCCAGCCTGGCGGCGGTGCGCGAGCGGCTCACCCGCGAGCAGCCGGAGCTGGTCGGCATCGGTCTCAACCTGATGTTCACCCAGCGCCCCGACGGCACCCTCACCATCGGCGACACCCACGCCTACGACACCACCCCCGAGTTCTTCGACGAGGAGCGGCTTGACGCCGCCGTGCTCGGCGCGACCGCCGGCCTGCTCGGCGTCGACCGCCTCGACGTCCTGGAGCGCTGGCGCGGCGTCTACGCCTCCGGCACCGAGTCGTTCCTGATCGCCGAGCCGGTCAAGGGCGTGCACGTCGTCTCGGTCACCTCGGGCGTGGGGATGACCACGGCGCTCGGCCTGGGCGCGGAGGTGCTGGCGAGCATCGCGGGCTGAGCAACGACGCGGTCCGCCGACCGGCCGAACTCGGCCGGGCGGCGGGCTTTTTCGCGCAGGCCTCTCGCGCAGGCTTTTTCGCGTGGGCCTTGTCACGCAGGCCTTGTCATGCAGGCTTTTTCACGCGGGCCCTTTCAGGTCGTCCGCTCCCAGTCGAGGCGCTCCTGCGCGGTGGCGCCGCGGCGGGCGATCGGGAGCACACCGGTCGCGGCGGCCAGGCCGTAGGGCGGCATGTCGCCGTAGATGGACTCGTAGTTGCCCGCCGGCACGAGGTAGGTCTCGTGCCAGATCCCCACGTGCCGACCGGACTTGCGCTCCATCCGGTTGGCCGTTGCCCAGGCCTTGCGGTGCAGGCGCGCGGGGTCGATGGCGTACTTCAGCAGCTGCTCCTTGGACCGCCAGTACTGCACCACGAAGTAGGTGCGCGGGGAGCCGGTCAGCAACTGGTAGCCCAGCAGGCCGCTCTGCTCGTCGGCGCGGAGCTCGCGCAGCATCCGGGGCATCGCCGTCAGCACCGGCAGCCAGTGGTGCGGTGCCCAGAAGTGGTTGATCCGCATGCCGATCAGGAAGACGACGAGGTCGCCTTCGGCGGCTGCGGTGGTGCGTCCGCCATTCGGTTTGGCGAACATCGTCGGTTTGGCGAACATCGGCTGCCCCCATGGCCCGTGGTGTCGGCGCGTGGCGCCCGTGACTGGAGCGCCGAGCCCGTCCATGATGGGATAGTGGCACTAACCAATGAGGGGCACAAGAGGATGCGCTTGGCCGAGCTGAGCGAGGCGAGTCAGGTCTCCATCGCGACCATCAAGTACTACCTGCGCGAAGGGCTGTTGGCGCCGGGACGGCGGGTCAACGCCACCCAGGCCGAATACGACGAGTCGCACCTGCGCCGATTGCGGCTGGTGCGCGCGATGATCCAGGTCGGGCGGATCCCGGTGGCCACGGTGCGCGAGGTGCTGCGGCAGGTCGACGACGACTCGCTGGGCCGCAGCATCCGGCTCGGCGCCGCGCTCTGGGCGCTGCCGACGGCCGAGGACCCCGATCCGGCCGATCCCCAAGTGCGCGGCGCCACGGCCGAGGTCGACCGGATGCTCGCCGAAGTGGGCTGGGAGCATGCCGCCAAGCTCGGCCAACTCTCGCCGGTCTACAGGGAGTTGGTTGGCGTAGTGGCCTCGCTCGGGCGGCTCGGCTACCCCCTGGACGCGGCCGAACTGGCGCCCTACGCCCGGCTGATGGAGCAGACCGCGACGCACGACCTGGACCGGATGGAGCAGCAGGACGGCGAGGTGGCGCAGGTGGAGGCCGCGGTCGCCGCCGCGGTGCTGTTCGAGCCGGTGCTGCGCTGCCTGCGCCGGCTCGCCCAGGAACAGGAGGCCATCCGCCGGTACGGGTTGTAGGTGCATGCCGGGCCGCAGTTGTGTGCCGGGCCGCCTCACGAGGGAGGCGGCCCGGAAGGAGTGACGATGCGTCAGTAGCGCGGGGTGGTCGTCAGCGGCGCCGTGGCGTGGTGGTGTCGGGCCGGCGCGGCACCAGACGGCACGATGGAGAACGAACCGCCCTGCAGCGCCGTCTCGGTGTACTGGCCGCTGTCGATGGCCTGCGGGCCGACGGCGTCGAAGGACTGCCCGTTGACCGTGACGTTGGAGAAGTCCAGCTGGTTGAAGGACGGGTAGCTCTGGGTCGGCGACTCGATGACCGCCTCGGCGCTGACGTCCTGGCCGTCCAGCTGCTGCTGGGTGCTCTCGGTCCAGCCCAGGGTGTTGTCGGTCAGCGAGATGGTGTACGTGCCGGAGCCGTCGGTGGTCACCGAGCCGGTGAAGCTGTCACCCGAGTTGACCTGGTCGTTGAAGTAGACCGGCGCTGCGGGGTACATCTCGTACCAGGCGGAGAGGACCGGCGAGCCGCTGGAGCAGTCGACCTGCACGCCGGTCTGCTCCACGGTCTGCGAGCCGTAGCCGTCGATGCCGACCCAGGGCGCGAACAGGTCGTTGCTGGTGTTGCAGGTCACCTGCGGCATGGTCCAGGAGCCAGAGATGGACTGGAAGTTGCTGCCGGTGGCGACATAGCCGCCCCAGTTGCTGCCGCCGGCGAACCCGGTGGTGTGCTGACCGAACGCCGGGTGGGCGGTGGACGCGGCGAGCGCCGGGGTGGTGGCGGCGACGGAGGCCGCGAGGGCGAGGGCGGCCGCAGCGGTGGCGGCCCGCAGACGAGTGTGGGACATCGTCGAACTCCCTGGATGTCGTGGGGGACTGACGACACCCCAGGCCGGTTGTGGGGTGGCCCGGGGTGCCGAAGGTGTCGACCAGCCTGAAGTCTGGGAGGACGCTGGGAGAAGGGATGGCGGGCTACCGGAATACGACATGGCGGGAACCTGTCAGCGGATCCGGCGGACACCCGGCTGGTGACCTCGCCACCTGCGAGAGCCGGGTGGCGCGGTGCGGTGCCACCCAGCTCACGTAGTGCGGCAGTTGCTACTGCGTCAGGGTCCAGTTCTGGTGGCTGTCGCCGGTGCACGCCCACTCGCCGAGCACCGAGCCGAGGGCGTTGGCGGTCAGGCAGCCGTTGTCATTGGCGATGATCCGGTAGGTGCCGTCGCCGTTCGGGGTGACCCGCCAGTGCTGCTCGGGGCTGTTGCCGTAGGTCCACAGCTGGGCGAAGTAGCTGGTGCCGTCGACCACCGTGGAGCGGTTGGTGTTGGCGTCCAGCGAACTGGTGGAGGAGAGCAGCGGCTGGAACCAGTAGCTGCCGTCCGGCTGCTGGATCAGGTTCCAGTGCTGTGCCTGCGGGTAGCCCGGGTTGGGGGTGTAGGCCTTGACCCGGGTGCCGTCGGCGGGGTTGGCGTTGTCCATGTCGGCGACCCAGCCGGTGGCCGGGTTGGTCAGCAGCACATTGCTGGTCGGCAGGCCCGGGCCCGGCACCGGCTCGCCGAGCTTGCAGCCGCCGGCCCGGTTGGACCAGAGCGGCTGGGCGGCGAAGGTGCCGCTGGGCAGCGAGAGGTTGCCCAGGCCCTGCCAGGCGCACTTGTCGCCGATCTCGCCGTCGGTGGCGGTCCAGCCGGAGCCGACCACGAAGTCGGTGACGGTCTCGGCGTACTCGTGACCCTCGACGATGCCGAAGCCGTCCAGGTAGCCGTTGGCTCCGTTGACCGCGCCGGTGCCGCAGTTGCCGTCCGGCTGGTAGGGCAGGTTGGTGTAGGCGATGTTGCCGTACTGGGTGTTGGCATCGCTGTGCCAGGCGCAGAAGCCGCCGCTGTTCGGGAACCCGCCAGGGTGGGTGCCCGAGGGGCTGACCACCACGTACTGGGCGTTGGCGTTGGAGCCCGCGTCGGTGTTGCCGAAGTAGGCAGCCGCGCGGCCGGCCTCGTTGGCCAGGTCGCCCCCGGAGGCGTTGGCCGGTGCCGCCGAGCCGTTGTCCATCCAGATGCCCGCGTAGACCGGGCCGCTCTCGCTGATGTGCGCGGCATTGTCCGGGCAGCTGGTGCTGCCACTGGCGACACCGTTGCAGTACTGCGTCATGACGGCGGACCAGGTGTCGTTGGCGGTGCCGAGGCCCTGGAACATGCGGGTCAGGTAGTCCGGAACGTTGTGGGTGTCGCTGTTCCACTGTGAGCCCCAGAAGACAAGATAGACCTTGGGGTTGGTGGAGACGCCCTGTGCGCCGCCCTGGAAGGTCAGCGGTGCCCCGGCGTTGGCGGTCTGCGGTGCGGCCGCCCGGCTGCCGCGCTGCGGCACCTTGCCCGCGATCGGGCCGAGCCGGTCGACCCGCACCTTGGCCGGCACCGCGGCGGCGTTGCCACCGCTCTTGGCGGGGACCGGCGCTACCGCGGTCGACGGCGTGGCCGCGGTCGCCGCCTGCGTGCCGGCGAGCAGCACGGCGCAGAGCGCACCGGCCAGCCCGCCGATCCTGCGCGAAACGCGCATGGTGGAACCTCTCTCGCAACAGCCGCCGGCCACTCCGGCGGCGGGTACGAGCACCGTAGGAGCGGCCGATCGACAGCGCGTCGACGGTTCGTCAGAGCGCCGTTCAGCGATCGCTCATCGCGCCTGGATTCCGAGCCGGTCGGCGGAAGCGGCGCCGACGCCCGAGCTGAAGCGGCGGCAGGCGTGGCACCCCGGGAGAACTGGCGCCGCATCAACTCCTCGCTCTGCAAGGCGGCGTGCGTGAACAGCATCACCGGGCGCAGATCCGCGCGCGGCTCGGGAACCGCGCGGGCCGGCTCGCCGCCGTCGCCAGGACGGCTCGTCAGCGGGGGTGTACTCGCGCAGGGTGTAGGTGCTGTCCAGCATGGTGATCCTCACGGTGCTCGGGTGTCTGGGGACGCGGAGGCATGGTGGTTGGATCACGTCCGTCACCCTGCGCGACTGTGGCGCAGGCTCAACGAGGTTTCGGGTCGCCCGGGGCGCTGATCGCCGCCGGGGATACCGATCGCCGCGCGGGGCTCGTCGGGGAGATTGTTACAGTCCGGCTCGGCACGGTGATCGTCGCGCCGGGTAGGGTCCGAATTCCGAACAGGAGGTGGACCTTGGGTGGTTGGGGAGTCTGGGCGGCGAGCGCCGTCGGGGTGCTCGTGGTGGGGTCGGCATGGTGGCGGTTCGGGCCGTGGGGCCGCGGGTGGGCCGATCTGCGGCAGCGGGAGCGGGCGCGGCGGCGCCTGGCCGCCGAACAGGGCTGGGAGTACGCCGACGAGCGGCCCGAGTTGCTGCGGCGCTGGCGGGAGGCGATCGTCGAGTCCAACGACGGGTCGAGGGCCAGATTCGTGGTGACCGGCACCCTGGATGGCCGCCGGGTCACCGTCTTCGACGCCGTCACCCCGCAGCCCAAGTCGCCATGGGACTTCCGGCTGGCACCGCACACGCTGCGCACCGTGCACCTGGTGGAACTGCCCGACCGGCTGCCCCTGGTCGTGGTGTCCCGGCACACGCTCGCCGTGGACACCATGGTCCCGCTGCTCAAGCAGGCTGCCCTGCAGCGTGGGCGCCGCCTGTACGAAACGGGTGACCCGGCCTACGACGCCGTACACGTCGTGGAGACCACCGATCTCGACCTCGCCGGGCGGCTACTGACCAGCGGTGTACGGGAGTTCACCGACGACCGCCCCTGGCTGGAGTGGCGGGTGGACGGCGACCAGCTCTGCTATGTGGGCCCGTACGGGCCGGCCCTGTTCCGCGAGGACCGGCAGCCGCTCCCCGAACTGCGCTCGCTGGTCCGGCTGGTGGCGGAGTTCGACCCGCGGCTGTGGGGCGAGCCGCAGGACGCCCGCCCCTCCGGGCCCGCTCGGCGACCCGCAACGACCCGCGAGCACCGCCCCACCACCATGTACCGCGGTGGACCGGCCCACACCGGCGTCTTCCCCGAGGGCACCCCGCCGGCCGGATTCCGGCCCTGGCGGGTCCGCCTCCCCTCGGGCCTCGGCTCCGCGCCCGCGGTCTGCGAGGGCACCCTCTACCAGGGCAGCCTGAGCGGCCACTGCTTCGCGCTCAACGCGGCCACGGGCGAGGAACGTTGGCGGTTCACCGCCGGTGCCAAGGTCGACGGGACCCCGGCGGTCGGCGATGGTGTGGTGTACTTCACCACCGAGGACGGTCTGCTGCACGCGCTCGGCGCCGACGACGGCCGGGAGCGCTGGCAGCGCCGCGTCGGCCAGTCGGCGCCGCTGGCCCTCGACGACGGGGTGCTGTACGTGGTGCACGTTCCGCGTGATGTGATGCGCGGCGCGAGTTCGCTGCAGGCGCTGGATGCGCAGACCGGCGAGCCGCGTTGGGAGGTCCGGCTGCCCGACGGCTCCGCGTCCGGCCCGGCGGTCGCCGACGGTCGGGTCTATGTGCAGGGCGCCAAGGCCGAGTTGAGCGCGTTCAGGGTGCGCGACGGCAAGCGGCTGTGGCACAACGACGCCGGCGAGCGGTACCTGGCGACCTGCGCCCCGACGGTGGCGGACGGTACGGTCTACATCGGCACCGGATCCGGCCGGTTGGACGCCTTCGACGCGCACACCGGTGAGCACCGCTGGGGCGCGCAGGCGTCCGGCACCATCGACAAGAGCCCGGCGGTGCTCGGTGACACCGTCTACATCGGCGACAGTGCCGGCGGCGTGTACGCGGTCGACGCGGCCGAGGGCCGGATGCGCTGGCAGCTGTCCAGCCCGCACGGCGGCTCGGCGGTCACGCTCAGCGGGTCCTCGGCATGGGTGGTCAGCGGCGTCGGCAACCGCACCCTGCTCCGGCTCGATCCGGCCAGCGGCGCGGTGCGTTGGCGTGTGCCGCTGGACAGCCCGGGGAGCGATCCGGTCGTCGCCGATGGTGTGGTCCATGTGGTCACCACGAAGGGAAGCGTGCTGGCGGTGGATGCCATGACGGGGCAGAGCCGGTCCAAATGGCGTTCGGCGAGGCGGATGTGACGAAGAGTCAGAAAGACGAAATCGAGCGACTGCGCAGTTCCGTCGCCCACCTGCTGCGCGATGCCGACCCGGTCGCCGGCTCACAGCTGCTGGCTCTGGAGGCGGCCCGGTTCGGCTACCGCGACCTGGCCGCCGAGTTGAATGAAGCGGCGTCCAGCGGGCAGTCAGGAGACTGCTGGACGGTCCAGTGGGCCACCGGTCGCCAGGCCGACCAGCGGCTGATCCAGGTGCTGCGCGCCGGCGGAGTGCAGCCGGCGCTGACCGAACTCGACGGCCGTCCGGTCGTCGTCGGTGACGAGTGGCCCAACCAGGTGCGGGTCTGGGACGCCCTGACCGCCGAGACGGTGAACGCCTTCGAGGTCGAGCGGGATGCCCGAGTGGTGGCGGCGCTGACCATCGGCGGCCGCCCGCTGGTCCTCACCGGACACGAGCAGCGCGATCCCGAGTACCGCTTCGACCCGGCCCGCAGTGGCGACCGGTTGCGTGCCTGGTGCCTGCGCACCGGCGAACCGGTCGGCGAGCCGCTGACGGTGGCCAAGGGCAGGATGATCACGGCGGCGAGCGTCACCCTGGACGGCCGTGAGTTGCTCGTGACCGGTGGGTGGGACGGGCTCACCCGGCTGTGGGACCCCGCCACCGGCGAGCAGGTCGTCGAGCCCGTGGGCGGCCACCACGGCTGGGTGGTCGCGGTGGCCACGGTGCTGCTGAACGGCCGGCCGATCGCCATCACGGCCGGCGAGCGGGACTGCGAGGTGCTGGTCAGGGATCTGACCAACGGTCGGACCGAGCCGCTGGTCGGCCATCGGGCCCGGGTGGCGGCCGTGACGACGGCGGAGTCGGCGGGGCGGACGGTCGCGGTCACCGCCAGCGACGATGGCGCCGTCCAGGTCTGGGATCTGACGGAACGTCATCTCATCCACAGCCTGCTGACCGGGCGTGGCGACCGGGTCGGCGCGCTGGCCGCCGCCACCGTGGACGGCCGCACCCTCGTCGTCACCGGCGGCTGGGACGGCGAGGTCCGGGTGTGGGACCTCGCCACCGGCCGGCCGATCGCCGAACCGTTCACCGGCCATGAGCAGCCCATCGACCGGGTCGCCCTGACGGTGATCGGCGGCCGCCCGGCCGTGGTCGCCAGCGCCACCGACGGCCTGGTGCGGGTGTGGCGGCTCACCGGAATCCGCCTCGACAGCGCGCCGCCCACCATCGCGCAGGCCGCCCCGGCGTGGCTGGGCAGCAGCGTGCTGGACGGGCGTGGAGTGGCCGTGAGCTGCGGCCATGACGGCGTGATCGGCCTCTGGGGAGTGGCGGAAGGGCCGCGGGAGGTGGCCGCACTGCCCGGTCACAGCGTCGGGTTGGCCGCCGCGACCACCACCGAGACGGACGGCCGCCGCCTGCTGATCACCGCAGGCCGGGACGCGACGGTGCGACTCACCGATCTCGCCACCCGCCGGAGTGCCGCCCCGCCGATCACCGACTTCCCGGCCGAGGTCAACTCCCTTGCCGCAGCGTTGCTGGACGGCATGCCGGTGCTGCTGGCGGGGTGCGACGACGGGACCGTGCACGTGCGGGACCTCGCCTCGGGCGCGCCGGTGCTGCCGCCGCTGGAGACGGGCGACTCGCCCGTCCACGCGGTGGCGAGTGCGGTGGCGGACGGGCGGACCGTCGTCCTCACCGGCCACTCGCACCACCGCGTACAGCGCTGGGACCTGGCGGAGCGGCGGCAGTTGGGCCTCCCGCTCACGGGCCACCGGCGCGCGGTGAGCCGGATCGTGACGACCGTGCTCAACGGCCGGACCGTCGCCGTCACCGGGGCCGGCTACGACAACTGGATGCGGATCTGGGACGTCGCGACCGGCCTGGAGACCGGGATGGGCCTGCGCGGGCACGGCCGTGGCCGGCTCACCGCGATCGAGACGATCGAGTGGGAGGGCCGGGTGTACGTCGTCAGTGGCGGCGACGACGGTACGGTACGGCTGTGGGACCCCGTGGCACACGCGCCGGTCGGGTCACCACTACGATTCCCCTACCGGGTAGGGGCGTTGGCTGTCGCCGGACCGGGTGAGCTGCTGGTGTCCTTCGGCGATGAGCTGGCGCTGTTCAGGCTGCGACCGCAATGGCGTCACGGTTCAAGCTGACGCAACCTCAGATACCCGGCGCCGAGCGCCAAGCAGACCCACGCCACCAGCACCGCCAACCCGCCGCCCGGACCGAGCCGGGCGGCGTGGTGCGCCCCGCCCACCGCGAACATCCGCAGCCCCGCCTGGTCAGGCAGATAGGCGGCGAACCGGCCGGTGGCGTGAATCGTGGTCAGCAGCTGGGAGACGAAGAAGTACAGCGGGGCCAGCACCGCCAGCGCCGCCACCGGGCTGCGCAGCAGGGCCGCGACGCCGGTGCAGAACAGGCCGGTCAGCACCAGGTAGAGCACGCCGCCGGCGATGGCGCGCGGCAGTTCGGGAGCGTCGAGCGTCGTTCCGTAGCGGCCGAGCCCGGCCTCAGCGGTGAGGTAGCCGAAGAAGACGGCGGGGATCGCCACGGCCAGCGACACCGCCGCGCTCACCAGCAGCTTCGCCGCGTAGAAGGCACCCCGCCGGGGCACGGCGAGCAGTGACTGCCGGATCATGCCGGAGGTGTACTCATGACTGATCGTCAGCACCCCGAAGACGATCAGCGCGAACTGGCTGTAGCCGATCACCGACAGCCCGGCCGACTCCGGGTCCCAGTCGGGGGAGAGCTTCGGGCTGCCCTGGGCGATGGCGCGTTGCACCGACCAGCCGGCGACCGCGCCGAGGCCCACCTCAAGGAGCAGCAGCACCCCCAGGCAGACCATCGCCGAGCGCAGCGTGCGCAGCTTGGTGAGTTCGGAACGCAGGACCGCGAGCCTCATCATGCCTCCTTCAGCAGGTTGAGATAGGCGTCCTCCAGGGAGCCCGCCGTCCGGCTCAGCCCGTCCAGGGCCAGCTGGTGCCGGGCGGCCAGCGCCCCCACCTCGGCGGCGGTGACCCCGGTGACCGCGAGTGCGCCGTCCGGAGTCTGCTGCGCCACGGCGCCGGCACTGCGCAACAGGTCGGCCAGCCGCGCCGGTTCCGCGCAGCTCACCCGCACACCGGGCGCGACATGCCGGGCGATCAGCTCGGCGGTGGGCAGGTCGGCCAGCACCCGGCCGCAGCCGATCACCACCAAGTGGTCGGCGGTGCGGGCCACTTCGGCCATCAGATGACTGGACACCAGCACCGTCCGCCCCTCGTCGGCGAGTTGGCGCAGCAGCGAGCGCAACTGGCTGATCCCCTCGGCGTCCAGGCCGTTGAGCGGCTCGTCCAGGACCAGCACGCCCGGGTCGCCGAGCAGCGCGGCGGCCAGGCCCAGGCGCTGCGTCATGCCCAGGGAGTAGCCGGCGATCCGGGTGCGCCCGCGCGCCGCGAGACCGGTCTGCTCCAGCACGATGCGCACCCGGGCGACCGGTAGCCGGTTGCTCTCGGCCAGCCAGCGCAGATGCTGGTAGCCGGTGCGGCCCTTGTGGACGGCCCCCGCTTCGAGGAGGGCCCCGACCTGCTTCAGCGGTTCGTCCAACTCGCGGTAGCCGGTGCCGTTGATCAGTGCGCGTCCGCCGTCGGGCCGGGCCAGCCCGAGCAGGATCCGCAGGGTGGTGGACTTGCCCGCGCCGTTGGGGCCGAGCAGGGCGGTCACCCGGCCGGACGGTGCGCGGAAGCTGACGTCGTCGACGGCGAGTGTGCCGCCGTACCGTTTGCTGAGTTGCTCGACCTCGATCACGCCCGCCAGGGTGCCAGCGGCCCCGCCCGGTTGTCGTCAGAGCGGAAGGGGACCTCCGCCGTCCCCCCAGGGGTGGACGGCGGGAGG
Protein-coding regions in this window:
- a CDS encoding APC family permease, producing the protein MSGTLSRRIGLFQATAINMSQMCGIGPFVTIPLMVAAFGGPQAIIGWIAGAVLALVDGLVWAELGASLPGAGGSYVYLREAFQYRSGRLMPFLFVWTAMLFIPLIMSTGVVGFVQYLGFLWPEMTKTQGDLVGLATVVAVVLLLWRKVDRIARLATAMWGVMIVAVAAVLIASYSRFSATRAFTWPAHAVELTHGQFWLGFAAGLTIGIYDYLGYNTTAYLGAEVKQPGKVLPRSIVYSILGIMVIYLLLQIGVLGAINWQDMLDKNSVASKSVASAVLKLAWGTRVADVVTVLILVTAFASVLTGLLGGSRVPYDAARDRVFFRSYAKLHARHEFPVLGLLTMGAVTAVGFLIGRHTDLNTLINLLTTVMVIVQAFAQILAVTVLRRRQPDLPRPYRMWLYPVPGIVAAIGWLVVYGYADRNAPGYHPIEWSLAWVAAGVLAFLIWSKVERVWPFGPQEIREEYRQADVQSAQV
- a CDS encoding TIGR03364 family FAD-dependent oxidoreductase, which produces MSSTLDSADAVIVGAGIVGLAHAFEAVERGLTVAVVERNDRAVGASVRNFGHACATGLDGDGLRYGLAARSRWLRLAEEAGFWARRTGTAMVARAADELAVLTEFAELRGADQVRLLTPAELAEYVPTGPGVLGGALFPDDLRVDQRDAVGAIARYLAGRGVRFHWATAAHGVDTGTVRTSRGEVHADTVIMATGHDVDRHFPELADRARIKRCVLRMLRVANPFGDRVIEPAVQTGFSLLRYDGFGACPSLAAVRERLTREQPELVGIGLNLMFTQRPDGTLTIGDTHAYDTTPEFFDEERLDAAVLGATAGLLGVDRLDVLERWRGVYASGTESFLIAEPVKGVHVVSVTSGVGMTTALGLGAEVLASIAG
- a CDS encoding DUF4188 domain-containing protein; protein product: MFAKPNGGRTTAAAEGDLVVFLIGMRINHFWAPHHWLPVLTAMPRMLRELRADEQSGLLGYQLLTGSPRTYFVVQYWRSKEQLLKYAIDPARLHRKAWATANRMERKSGRHVGIWHETYLVPAGNYESIYGDMPPYGLAAATGVLPIARRGATAQERLDWERTT
- a CDS encoding MerR family transcriptional regulator encodes the protein MRLAELSEASQVSIATIKYYLREGLLAPGRRVNATQAEYDESHLRRLRLVRAMIQVGRIPVATVREVLRQVDDDSLGRSIRLGAALWALPTAEDPDPADPQVRGATAEVDRMLAEVGWEHAAKLGQLSPVYRELVGVVASLGRLGYPLDAAELAPYARLMEQTATHDLDRMEQQDGEVAQVEAAVAAAVLFEPVLRCLRRLAQEQEAIRRYGL
- a CDS encoding G1 family glutamic endopeptidase, with protein sequence MSHTRLRAATAAAALALAASVAATTPALAASTAHPAFGQHTTGFAGGSNWGGYVATGSNFQSISGSWTMPQVTCNTSNDLFAPWVGIDGYGSQTVEQTGVQVDCSSGSPVLSAWYEMYPAAPVYFNDQVNSGDSFTGSVTTDGSGTYTISLTDNTLGWTESTQQQLDGQDVSAEAVIESPTQSYPSFNQLDFSNVTVNGQSFDAVGPQAIDSGQYTETALQGGSFSIVPSGAAPARHHHATAPLTTTPRY
- a CDS encoding RICIN domain-containing protein, which encodes MRVSRRIGGLAGALCAVLLAGTQAATAATPSTAVAPVPAKSGGNAAAVPAKVRVDRLGPIAGKVPQRGSRAAAPQTANAGAPLTFQGGAQGVSTNPKVYLVFWGSQWNSDTHNVPDYLTRMFQGLGTANDTWSAVMTQYCNGVASGSTSCPDNAAHISESGPVYAGIWMDNGSAAPANASGGDLANEAGRAAAYFGNTDAGSNANAQYVVVSPSGTHPGGFPNSGGFCAWHSDANTQYGNIAYTNLPYQPDGNCGTGAVNGANGYLDGFGIVEGHEYAETVTDFVVGSGWTATDGEIGDKCAWQGLGNLSLPSGTFAAQPLWSNRAGGCKLGEPVPGPGLPTSNVLLTNPATGWVADMDNANPADGTRVKAYTPNPGYPQAQHWNLIQQPDGSYWFQPLLSSTSSLDANTNRSTVVDGTSYFAQLWTYGNSPEQHWRVTPNGDGTYRIIANDNGCLTANALGSVLGEWACTGDSHQNWTLTQ